The proteins below come from a single Caenibius sp. WL genomic window:
- a CDS encoding ATP-binding protein — MPAPESHLATLLETDAGGRNLRLLMLLRWLAVGGQLLTIELVHNFMGIPLPLEPMLAAIALVAAINIAGLPLMRHRAAVTNAELTSVLLVDVAVLTWQLHFSGGLANPFASLFLLQVALGAILLKPISSWCILAAALCAMGVLTVEPVPLALPEPYRSDPLALYLKGSLVCFLLIAVLLVVFLTRVNRNLRTSDAALAAARQRAAEEDHIVRMGLLASGAAHELGTPLSSLSVLIGDWRHLPQLARDTELQEDLADMDAAVQRCKTIVSGILMSAGEARGVAPEVTTMRAFLDGIVGDCRTAWRNVTLDYDDRFGADIPIVADPALRQVIGNVIDNAAEVSPEWIGIHAARKDETLILEVSDHGPGFAPEMLERFGQPYRSTKGQAGRGLGLFLLVNVLRQMGGKAEAENRPGGATVRLHLPLATLAYEGASKR, encoded by the coding sequence ATGCCCGCGCCCGAAAGCCATCTTGCCACATTGCTGGAAACCGATGCCGGGGGGCGCAATCTCCGCCTGCTGATGCTGCTGCGCTGGCTGGCGGTCGGCGGCCAGTTGCTGACGATCGAGCTGGTGCACAATTTCATGGGCATTCCGCTGCCGCTCGAACCGATGCTGGCGGCAATCGCCCTGGTCGCGGCGATCAACATCGCGGGCCTGCCGCTGATGCGCCACCGCGCGGCGGTGACCAATGCCGAACTGACCAGCGTCCTCCTCGTCGATGTGGCGGTGCTGACCTGGCAACTGCACTTTTCGGGCGGGCTCGCCAATCCTTTCGCTTCGCTGTTCCTGCTGCAGGTGGCGCTGGGGGCGATCCTGCTCAAGCCGATTTCCTCGTGGTGCATTCTCGCCGCCGCGTTGTGCGCCATGGGCGTGCTGACCGTCGAGCCGGTGCCGCTGGCTCTGCCCGAACCCTACCGCTCCGATCCGCTGGCGCTGTATCTCAAGGGCAGCCTCGTCTGCTTCCTGCTGATCGCGGTGCTGCTGGTGGTGTTCCTCACCCGGGTGAACCGCAATCTGCGCACCAGCGATGCCGCGCTCGCCGCCGCGCGCCAGCGGGCCGCGGAAGAAGACCATATCGTGCGCATGGGCCTGCTCGCTTCGGGCGCGGCACACGAACTGGGCACGCCGCTCTCTTCGCTTTCGGTGCTGATCGGCGACTGGCGGCACCTGCCGCAACTGGCCCGCGACACCGAATTGCAGGAGGATCTGGCCGACATGGATGCCGCGGTGCAGCGGTGCAAGACGATCGTCAGCGGTATTCTGATGTCGGCGGGCGAAGCGCGCGGCGTCGCCCCGGAAGTGACCACGATGCGCGCCTTTCTCGATGGCATCGTCGGCGATTGCCGCACGGCCTGGCGCAATGTGACGCTGGATTACGATGACCGTTTCGGCGCGGACATTCCCATCGTGGCCGATCCCGCGCTGCGGCAGGTGATCGGCAATGTGATCGACAACGCCGCCGAAGTCTCCCCCGAATGGATCGGCATCCACGCCGCCCGCAAGGACGAGACGCTGATTCTCGAAGTGTCCGATCACGGCCCCGGCTTCGCGCCGGAAATGCTGGAACGTTTCGGGCAACCCTATCGTTCGACCAAGGGGCAGGCCGGGCGCGGGCTCGGGCTGTTCCTGCTGGTCAACGTGCTGCGGCAGATGGGCGGCAAGGCCGAAGCCGAAAACCGCCCCGGCGGCGCCACCGTGCGGCTGCATCTGCCGCTTGCCACTCTCGCCTATGAAGGAGCGTCCAAGCGATGA
- a CDS encoding SURF1 family protein → MTQARRPRSPRLRAVIAGAALLLAIGLAALGVWQLERREWKHALIAAVAERSHGQPIPAPGPAAWPRITAEGDAYRRVAATGHFRHDRETLVQAVTDHGGGFWVLTPLETPRFTVLVNRGFVPPDKRDPASRAAGNGAGPVTVTGLLRATEPGGGFLRANDPAAGKWYSRDVAAIAAARDLPHTAPYFIDADKAANPGGYPVGGLTVVAFSDNHLVYALTWFALALLACWSAWYILRHPASDR, encoded by the coding sequence ATGACGCAGGCGCGCCGCCCGCGATCGCCGCGCCTGCGCGCGGTCATCGCCGGGGCGGCGCTGCTTCTGGCCATCGGGCTTGCCGCACTGGGAGTGTGGCAGCTCGAACGGCGCGAATGGAAGCATGCCCTGATCGCCGCCGTTGCGGAACGATCGCACGGCCAACCCATCCCCGCCCCCGGCCCCGCCGCATGGCCCCGAATCACCGCAGAGGGCGATGCCTATCGCCGGGTGGCCGCAACCGGCCATTTCCGCCACGACCGCGAAACGCTGGTTCAGGCCGTGACCGATCATGGCGGCGGTTTCTGGGTTCTGACTCCGCTGGAAACCCCGCGCTTCACCGTGCTTGTCAATCGCGGCTTCGTCCCGCCGGACAAGCGCGATCCCGCCAGTCGCGCGGCGGGCAACGGGGCCGGGCCCGTCACTGTCACCGGCCTGCTGCGCGCGACGGAGCCGGGCGGCGGCTTCCTGCGCGCCAACGATCCGGCGGCGGGCAAATGGTATTCGCGCGATGTGGCGGCCATCGCCGCCGCGCGCGATCTCCCCCATACGGCGCCCTACTTCATCGATGCGGACAAGGCGGCCAATCCCGGCGGCTATCCGGTCGGCGGCCTCACGGTGGTGGCGTTTTCCGACAATCACCTGGTCTATGCCCTGACCTGGTTTGCGCTGGCGTTGCTCGCCTGCTGGAGCGCGTGGTACATCCTCCGCCACCCCGCCTCCGACAGGTAA
- the cyoD gene encoding cytochrome o ubiquinol oxidase subunit IV: MSQDPHHSNHGHDVHHGAHHDDGLPHGSMRDYVTGFVLSVILTAIPFWLVMARPLEAGMTAAIIVAFAAVQIVVHMVYFLHMSPKSDDGWTMTSLVFTIIVVVIMLAGSLWVMHHLNTNMMPMPHDVSQLP; this comes from the coding sequence ATGAGCCAGGACCCCCATCACTCCAACCACGGCCACGATGTTCATCATGGGGCCCATCACGACGACGGCCTGCCGCACGGTTCGATGCGCGACTATGTGACCGGCTTCGTCCTCTCGGTCATCCTCACCGCCATCCCCTTCTGGCTGGTGATGGCCCGCCCGCTCGAAGCCGGGATGACCGCGGCGATCATCGTGGCTTTCGCGGCGGTTCAGATCGTCGTCCACATGGTGTACTTCCTGCACATGAGCCCGAAAAGCGACGACGGTTGGACGATGACCTCGCTGGTCTTCACGATCATCGTGGTCGTCATCATGCTCGCAGGGTCCCTGTGGGTCATGCATCATTTGAACACCAACATGATGCCCATGCCGCATGACGTGAGCCAGTTGCCATGA